In the Streptomyces sp. BHT-5-2 genome, one interval contains:
- a CDS encoding phosphatidylserine/phosphatidylglycerophosphate/cardiolipin synthase family protein, translating to MSPTRRLIPALTASALVAVGALMPATASAHTASPFSLVILPDQKEGAIYDFVNSAKKSVDVTIYELRDTTLVNDLVKKQKAGVKVRVVFDAQHESIDGAAYKALSKAGAGVTYSSSAFTYTHQKTITVDGAKSYVSTGNFDTKYYATSRDYGVFDSDKADVAAIEKVFAADFAKTSITPSDGTDLVWSPTDSQSHLLSLIKGAKHSLDIQQEEFGDTTLVNAIVAAAKRGVAVRVVAENQSSKYSKQLGKVTAAGGKVATYTSSTGYYIHAKAIVADRGTSSAKVFAGSENFSSNSLNHNRELGLIVSDSAIVNGIEKAFSADFRKGSGTARQ from the coding sequence GTGAGCCCTACCCGCCGCCTCATACCCGCTCTGACCGCAAGCGCCTTGGTCGCGGTGGGCGCGCTGATGCCCGCCACCGCCTCCGCGCACACCGCAAGCCCCTTCTCCCTGGTGATCCTGCCCGATCAGAAGGAGGGCGCCATCTACGACTTCGTCAACTCGGCGAAGAAATCGGTGGACGTGACCATCTACGAGTTGCGCGACACCACACTCGTCAATGATCTGGTCAAGAAACAAAAGGCGGGCGTGAAGGTCCGGGTGGTCTTCGACGCCCAGCACGAGTCCATCGACGGCGCCGCCTACAAGGCGCTCTCCAAGGCCGGCGCCGGGGTGACGTACTCGTCCTCGGCGTTCACCTACACCCACCAGAAGACGATCACCGTCGACGGCGCCAAGTCGTACGTGAGCACCGGAAACTTCGACACGAAGTACTACGCGACCTCGCGTGACTACGGCGTCTTCGACTCCGACAAGGCCGATGTCGCGGCGATCGAGAAGGTCTTCGCAGCGGACTTCGCGAAGACCTCGATCACCCCGTCCGACGGCACCGACCTGGTATGGTCGCCCACCGACTCGCAAAGCCACCTGCTGAGCCTGATCAAGGGGGCAAAGCACTCCCTCGATATTCAGCAGGAGGAGTTCGGCGACACCACTTTGGTGAATGCCATCGTCGCGGCCGCGAAACGCGGCGTCGCCGTACGTGTCGTCGCGGAGAACCAGTCGTCCAAGTACAGCAAGCAGCTGGGGAAAGTCACGGCTGCGGGCGGCAAGGTAGCCACCTACACGAGCTCCACGGGCTACTACATCCACGCCAAAGCGATCGTCGCCGACCGTGGAACGTCCTCCGCCAAGGTGTTCGCCGGATCCGAGAACTTCTCCAGCAACTCCCTCAACCACAACCGCGAACTCGGCCTGATTGTGAGCGACTCCGCAATCGTCAACGGCATCGAGAAGGCGTTCAGCGCGGACTTCCGGAAGGGTTCCGGAACCGCCCGACAGTAG
- a CDS encoding DivIVA domain-containing protein, with translation MFTGKARSPESAFRFELVRRGYDRGQVDAYVERLSQAGPPPSEPPAFDLVRRGYDRLQVDACIEELRARRSAGPQPGR, from the coding sequence GTGTTCACGGGCAAGGCACGGAGTCCGGAGTCCGCTTTCAGGTTCGAGCTGGTGCGGCGGGGCTACGACCGCGGCCAGGTCGACGCGTACGTCGAGCGGCTGTCCCAGGCCGGTCCGCCGCCGAGCGAACCGCCGGCGTTCGACCTGGTCCGGCGGGGTTACGACCGGCTCCAGGTGGATGCCTGTATCGAGGAACTGCGGGCGCGCAGGAGCGCCGGCCCGCAGCCGGGACGGTAG
- a CDS encoding S8 family serine peptidase, with product MIAASPSTAAPTALARHTSPTASAATSAARSHSHIHTRRLCAHPSTPGEMACNAVARTDLKQQLSLRPHAAPGGYGPGDLQSAYNLPQSGGSGQTVAIVDANDDPNAEQDLATYRSQYGLPECSTANGCFQKVDQDGGTNYPAPDSGWAGEISLDVDMVSAACPQCHILLVEANSANMNDLGAAVNRAVAMGAKFVSNSYGGSEDSSDTNSDEQYFNHPGVAITVSSGDSGYGVEYPAASKYVTAVGGTSLQQDSSSRGWSETVWGTSAGGEGAGSGCSQYDAKPAWQQDTGCSNRTVADVASVADPATGVAVYDSYQASGWNVYGGTSASSPFIAGVYALAGAPGSSDTPASYPYAHASALNDVTSGANGSCSPSYLCTAGDGYDGPTGLGTPNGTAAFTQ from the coding sequence ATGATCGCCGCCAGCCCGTCCACCGCCGCACCCACGGCGCTCGCTCGTCACACCTCCCCCACCGCGTCCGCAGCGACGTCGGCGGCCCGCTCCCACTCCCACATCCACACCCGCCGGTTGTGTGCACATCCGTCGACGCCCGGCGAGATGGCCTGCAACGCGGTGGCGCGGACGGACCTCAAGCAGCAGCTGTCCCTGCGGCCGCACGCCGCCCCGGGCGGGTACGGCCCCGGCGACCTGCAGAGTGCCTACAACCTGCCCCAGTCGGGCGGCTCCGGCCAGACCGTGGCGATCGTCGACGCCAACGACGACCCCAACGCCGAACAGGACCTGGCCACCTACCGCTCCCAGTACGGCCTTCCCGAGTGCAGCACCGCCAACGGGTGCTTCCAGAAGGTCGACCAGGACGGCGGCACCAACTACCCGGCGCCGGACTCCGGTTGGGCCGGTGAGATATCGCTCGACGTCGACATGGTCAGCGCCGCCTGCCCGCAGTGCCACATCCTGCTGGTGGAAGCGAACAGCGCCAACATGAACGACCTGGGCGCGGCGGTGAACCGCGCCGTCGCGATGGGCGCCAAGTTCGTCTCCAACAGCTACGGCGGCTCCGAGGACTCCAGCGACACCAACTCCGACGAGCAGTACTTCAACCACCCGGGAGTCGCGATCACCGTCAGCTCCGGTGACAGCGGCTACGGCGTCGAGTACCCGGCGGCCTCGAAGTACGTCACCGCGGTCGGCGGCACCTCGCTCCAGCAGGACAGCAGCTCCCGTGGCTGGTCGGAGACCGTCTGGGGCACCAGCGCGGGCGGCGAGGGCGCCGGCTCCGGCTGCTCCCAGTACGACGCCAAGCCGGCCTGGCAGCAGGACACCGGCTGCAGCAACCGCACCGTGGCGGACGTCGCCTCGGTCGCCGACCCCGCCACCGGCGTCGCCGTCTACGACAGCTACCAGGCCAGCGGCTGGAACGTCTACGGCGGCACCAGCGCCTCGTCCCCGTTCATCGCCGGCGTGTACGCCCTCGCGGGCGCCCCGGGTTCGTCCGACACCCCGGCCTCGTACCCGTACGCCCACGCCTCCGCGCTGAACGACGTCACCAGCGGCGCCAACGGCTCCTGCTCGCCCTCGTACCTCTGCACCGCGGGCGACGGATACGACGGCCCGACCGGCCTCGGAACGCCCAACGGAACGGCGGCCTTCACACAGTGA